A window of Chloracidobacterium sp. N contains these coding sequences:
- a CDS encoding ferritin-like domain-containing protein: MSATRQEAAMRQVFERIVADPDLHWATMNLYYYSEYHGAEGIAALAKQVEATNPQLAEALVHHADDEFRHAAMIADIMTDLGDVPRPPLGIKYVDEFAALATASTDPDRIDEVELLAALNVTEKRGLFSFALHVSTLPRESKAFKLLNQVKNEEAGHVRWGNQYLSELKANGREAEVRRAQAKFEVIEKAAYETSLDIMPGAPIRRMRRVVEVARQLPAERQIPYVVEQFFRAADPRPVFGARWQLVETILSSARLREQVSADVQRIVAGQPLASDSLLGRLVADARRAVESLWRPQAQAA, encoded by the coding sequence ATGTCAGCTACTCGCCAAGAAGCCGCCATGCGTCAGGTATTCGAGCGCATTGTCGCCGATCCTGATTTGCACTGGGCGACGATGAATCTTTACTACTACTCGGAATATCACGGAGCCGAAGGGATTGCCGCGCTGGCCAAACAGGTCGAAGCCACCAATCCCCAGCTTGCCGAAGCGCTTGTTCACCACGCGGACGATGAGTTTCGCCACGCCGCGATGATTGCCGACATTATGACGGACCTGGGCGATGTCCCACGCCCGCCGCTGGGCATCAAGTATGTGGATGAGTTTGCCGCCCTCGCTACCGCCAGCACTGATCCCGACCGGATTGATGAAGTCGAACTGCTGGCGGCGCTCAACGTGACGGAAAAGCGCGGGCTGTTCAGCTTTGCACTGCATGTTTCGACCCTGCCCAGGGAAAGCAAAGCCTTCAAGCTGCTCAACCAGGTCAAAAACGAAGAAGCCGGGCACGTCCGGTGGGGCAACCAGTATCTGTCCGAACTCAAGGCCAACGGACGGGAAGCCGAAGTGCGGCGGGCGCAGGCGAAGTTTGAAGTCATTGAAAAAGCCGCCTATGAAACTTCGCTGGACATTATGCCGGGCGCGCCCATCCGCCGCATGCGGCGGGTTGTGGAAGTAGCCCGGCAGTTGCCGGCAGAACGGCAGATTCCCTACGTGGTGGAGCAGTTCTTCCGGGCCGCAGACCCGCGCCCGGTGTTTGGCGCCCGGTGGCAACTCGTCGAAACCATCCTGTCTTCCGCCCGGCTGCGGGAACAGGTCAGCGCCGATGTGCAGCGCATCGTGGCCGGACAGCCACTTGCGTCCGACTCACTGCTGGGCCGTCTGGTGGCGGATGCGCGCCGTGCGGTTGAAAGCCTGTGGCGTCCGCAGGCACAGGCCGCCTAG
- a CDS encoding patatin-like phospholipase family protein → MRPLQPEEPVSLVLAAGGARGVAHVGVLEALVTHGFRIQEIVGSSVGALIAAYYAGVGLSLEEMRTLGLGLSSRHLLAWAAARRAPRFARPYFQRRAGIVPTYLERLEQASGRSLHHGVERIGLLAFDGLARREVMFHNQMPDFPLAEAMRGAVAIPVVYPPRRIVHAGQRMSLSDAGGRNRLPIEYLFAAPFRPRQIVVSDIANRLSHRRENAAKLKVWQARRPDVPIHVVLPDALGRGMLLYRQSDLEALVASGRAVTEALIASAAQPSPG, encoded by the coding sequence ATGCGTCCACTGCAACCAGAAGAGCCGGTCAGTCTGGTTCTCGCCGCTGGGGGTGCGCGTGGCGTCGCCCACGTCGGGGTGCTCGAAGCGTTGGTGACGCACGGTTTCCGCATACAGGAAATCGTCGGCTCCAGCGTTGGCGCGCTGATTGCGGCCTACTATGCCGGGGTTGGTCTGTCGCTTGAGGAAATGCGCACCCTGGGGCTGGGGCTTTCCTCGCGGCATCTGCTGGCCTGGGCAGCGGCGCGCCGTGCACCACGCTTTGCCCGCCCTTACTTCCAGCGCCGGGCCGGGATTGTCCCAACCTATCTGGAGCGGCTCGAACAAGCCTCCGGGCGGTCACTGCACCACGGCGTCGAGCGCATTGGCCTGCTGGCCTTCGATGGCCTTGCCAGGCGGGAAGTCATGTTTCACAACCAGATGCCGGATTTCCCGCTGGCCGAGGCCATGCGGGGGGCCGTGGCCATTCCGGTGGTCTATCCGCCACGGCGCATCGTCCATGCCGGGCAGCGGATGTCCCTCAGCGACGCCGGTGGGCGCAACCGGCTGCCCATCGAGTACCTCTTTGCCGCGCCTTTCCGTCCGCGTCAGATTGTGGTCAGTGACATTGCCAACCGCCTGTCCCACCGGCGGGAAAACGCTGCCAAACTCAAGGTCTGGCAGGCGCGTCGGCCGGACGTGCCCATTCACGTCGTCCTGCCGGATGCGCTGGGGCGGGGCATGCTGCTGTATCGGCAGTCCGATCTGGAAGCCTTGGTGGCTTCGGGACGCGCCGTGACGGAAGCCCTCATCGCGTCGGCGGCACAGCCTTCGCCGGGCTGA
- the sucC gene encoding ADP-forming succinate--CoA ligase subunit beta yields MKIHEYQAKRLLAKFGVPVPRHHVALNAMDACMAAEALGTFPVVLKAQIHAGGRGKGGGVKLASSLEEVEAIALRMLGHKLVTPQTGPEGRTVHRLIVEEGLHIDRELYLSLLIDRTTSSPIIMASEAGGMEIEEVAAATPEKILREVIDPALGLQPYQARKIAFGLGFTGSQAGKVVKILLALYWAFVESDASLVEINPFLLTKEGDFYALDAKVMLDDNALYRHPDYVELRDTREEEPLETEAAKYDLNYVKLDGNIGCMVNGAGLAMATMDIIKLAGGHPANFLDIGGGASQERVEQAFRILIADTSVRAVLINIFGGIVRCDMVAAGVIGAARNLDVRLPIVVRLEGTNVEQGRALLESSGLNFTTASGMRDAAEKVVALAA; encoded by the coding sequence ATGAAGATTCACGAATATCAGGCCAAACGCCTGCTGGCGAAGTTTGGCGTACCCGTGCCGCGCCACCACGTGGCGCTCAATGCGATGGATGCCTGCATGGCGGCGGAAGCTCTGGGGACTTTTCCGGTCGTTCTCAAGGCCCAGATTCATGCTGGCGGCCGCGGTAAAGGCGGCGGCGTCAAGCTCGCTTCCTCGCTTGAGGAAGTGGAAGCCATTGCCTTGCGCATGCTGGGGCACAAGCTGGTGACACCCCAGACGGGCCCGGAAGGGCGCACGGTTCACCGGCTCATCGTCGAAGAAGGTCTGCACATTGACCGCGAGCTGTACCTCAGTCTGCTCATTGACCGCACTACGTCTTCGCCCATCATCATGGCGAGCGAAGCCGGCGGGATGGAAATCGAGGAAGTTGCCGCAGCGACTCCGGAAAAGATTCTGCGGGAAGTCATCGATCCGGCGCTTGGGTTGCAGCCGTATCAGGCGCGGAAAATCGCTTTCGGCCTCGGCTTTACGGGCAGCCAGGCGGGGAAGGTGGTGAAGATACTGCTGGCGCTCTACTGGGCCTTTGTGGAAAGCGATGCCTCACTGGTCGAGATCAATCCCTTTCTGCTCACCAAAGAAGGCGATTTCTACGCGCTCGATGCCAAGGTGATGCTCGATGACAACGCCCTGTACCGGCATCCCGACTACGTCGAGCTGCGCGACACCCGCGAAGAAGAACCGCTGGAAACTGAGGCCGCCAAGTACGATCTCAACTACGTCAAGCTGGATGGCAACATCGGCTGCATGGTCAATGGCGCCGGGCTGGCGATGGCCACGATGGACATCATCAAGCTGGCCGGTGGTCATCCGGCAAACTTCCTCGACATTGGCGGCGGCGCTTCCCAGGAACGGGTCGAGCAGGCTTTTCGCATCCTCATTGCCGATACGAGCGTCCGGGCGGTGCTCATCAACATTTTTGGCGGCATCGTCCGGTGCGACATGGTGGCGGCCGGGGTCATTGGGGCCGCACGCAACCTGGATGTGCGTCTGCCGATTGTCGTCCGGCTTGAAGGCACGAACGTCGAGCAGGGGCGCGCCCTGCTTGAAAGTTCGGGGCTGAACTTCACGACGGCCAGCGGCATGCGGGATGCCGCGGAGAAGGTAGTGGCCTTGGCGGCCTAG